From a region of the Thermosulfurimonas sp. F29 genome:
- a CDS encoding protein-glutamate O-methyltransferase CheR, producing MKPEIFNFFTMLVERASGISIKSGKEYLLQSRLDELARTLGYRDHEKLYEVARTKLTRQLLDQIVDALTTNETYFFRDQHPFETLRRVIIPELKKKREREKRLRFWSAACSTGQEPYSLAILLREYFPDLVKSWHIEILASDISESALKKAREGVYNQIEVNRGLPVTFLVKYFKQVAAHWRISDEIRRMVTFKRINLVEPFPVMHQFDVILCRYVLIYFSQPMKKRVWENLCRALAPGGYILLGATEIPPELPADMEKKVLGKTVCFRKKD from the coding sequence ATGAAGCCGGAGATATTCAATTTTTTTACCATGCTGGTGGAACGAGCCAGCGGTATCTCCATAAAAAGCGGTAAGGAGTATCTTCTCCAGAGCCGTCTGGACGAACTGGCCCGCACGCTGGGCTATCGCGACCACGAGAAGCTTTACGAGGTGGCCCGGACCAAACTCACCCGCCAGCTTCTGGATCAGATCGTGGATGCCCTTACCACCAACGAGACTTACTTTTTCCGGGATCAGCATCCTTTCGAGACCCTGCGCAGGGTTATCATCCCGGAACTGAAGAAAAAACGGGAGAGGGAAAAGAGGCTTCGCTTCTGGTCCGCGGCCTGCTCCACCGGCCAGGAGCCCTACAGCCTTGCTATTTTACTCAGGGAATATTTCCCGGATCTGGTCAAGAGCTGGCACATCGAGATCCTGGCCTCGGACATCTCCGAGTCGGCTCTCAAGAAGGCCCGGGAGGGGGTTTACAATCAGATTGAGGTAAACCGGGGATTACCGGTTACTTTTCTGGTAAAATATTTTAAACAGGTAGCCGCGCACTGGAGGATTTCGGACGAGATCAGGAGGATGGTGACCTTCAAAAGAATTAATTTGGTGGAACCTTTTCCTGTGATGCACCAGTTCGATGTGATTCTCTGTCGCTATGTCCTTATTTATTTTTCCCAACCGATGAAAAAAAGGGTGTGGGAGAACCTCTGCCGGGCCCTGGCTCCGGGAGGATACATTCTTCTCGGGGCCACGGAGATACCGCCGGAACTTCCGGCGGACATGGAGAAAAAGGTCCTGGGCAAGACGGTCTGTTTTCGCAAAAAAGATTAG
- a CDS encoding chemotaxis response regulator protein-glutamate methylesterase, with protein sequence MIKVLIVDDSPVIRRLLSEALSREPDLQVVGQARDGREAVELARALRPDVITLDIEMPVMDGLSALREIRRLVPRTKVIMFSTLTEKGAKETLEALSLGAFDFVTKPKGGSLTDSLHRIREELVPKIRAAVPAARAPVLPRPPKPPVFRPALLRPGVYSVVGIGVSTGGPRALMEVIPRLPATFPVPILIVQHMPPLFTTQLAQNLNNRSSLRVKEATQGEPLLKGVVYIAPGDYHMEVRASGRTKHIHLHQGPPENGCRPAVDPLFRSLAEAYGGGVVGVVMTGMGHDGREGARKIKEKGGLVIAQDEKTSTVYGMPRAVVEAGLADLVLPLSEIPQKLQEIFLRKGRR encoded by the coding sequence ATGATCAAGGTTCTCATCGTGGACGACTCCCCGGTGATAAGGCGGCTCCTTTCGGAGGCACTCTCCAGGGAGCCGGACCTTCAGGTGGTGGGGCAGGCGCGGGACGGGCGCGAGGCGGTGGAGCTGGCCCGCGCCCTTCGTCCGGATGTGATCACGCTGGACATAGAGATGCCGGTCATGGACGGTCTTTCCGCCCTGAGGGAGATCCGCCGTCTGGTGCCTCGAACGAAGGTGATCATGTTTTCCACTCTCACCGAGAAGGGGGCGAAGGAGACGCTCGAGGCCCTTTCCCTGGGGGCCTTCGACTTCGTGACCAAGCCCAAAGGGGGGTCCCTCACCGACAGCCTGCACCGCATTCGGGAGGAGCTCGTGCCGAAGATCCGGGCCGCGGTGCCGGCGGCGAGGGCCCCGGTGCTCCCCCGTCCGCCGAAGCCGCCGGTCTTCAGGCCGGCTCTCCTTCGTCCCGGGGTCTATTCGGTGGTGGGCATAGGGGTTTCCACCGGAGGGCCGCGGGCCCTCATGGAGGTGATCCCGCGGCTTCCGGCCACCTTCCCGGTGCCCATACTCATCGTGCAGCACATGCCTCCGCTTTTCACCACCCAGCTGGCTCAGAACCTGAACAACCGCTCGAGCCTGAGGGTGAAGGAGGCCACCCAGGGCGAGCCCCTGCTCAAGGGGGTGGTTTACATAGCCCCCGGCGACTACCACATGGAGGTGCGTGCTTCAGGGCGGACCAAGCACATACACCTCCATCAGGGGCCCCCGGAAAACGGCTGTCGTCCGGCGGTGGATCCGCTCTTCCGGTCGCTGGCCGAGGCTTACGGCGGCGGGGTGGTGGGGGTGGTCATGACCGGCATGGGCCACGACGGGCGTGAGGGAGCCCGTAAAATCAAGGAAAAAGGGGGGCTCGTCATCGCTCAGGACGAGAAGACCTCCACGGTTTACGGGATGCCCCGGGCCGTGGTGGAGGCGGGGCTGGCCGATCTGGTGCTTCCCCTTTCGGAGATTCCGCAAAAGTTGCAGGAGATTTTTCTGAGGAAGGGCAGGAGATGA